AGATGCGGATAACAAAGGTGAGTCTTACTTCCCACATGAATTCATGTACAAAATCCTTCTTTCTGGAAAATTGAAAGAGCACTACCAAATCGATCCAAAAAATTCTTGGTTGCTAGCTGCAGCTGAAAAAAACCTTCCAATGGTTGTTCCAGGTTGGGAAGACTCAACTTTGGGTAACATCTTTGCTGGTTACTGCATTAAAGGCGACATCAAAAAATCGACGACTGTAAAAGGTGGTATCGAGTACATGAAAACTTGGGCAGAATGGTACATGGGCGCTTCTAAAAAGAACCCAGTAGGCTTCTTCCAAATCGGTGGCGGTATCGCCGGTGACTTCCCAATCTGCGTAGTACCAATGCTAGAACAAGACTTGGGCCACGAAGACGTTCCATTGTGGAGCTACTTCGCGCAAATCTCTGACTCTACAACTTCATACGGTTCATACTCTGGCGCTATTCCAAATGAGAAAATCACTTGGGGTAAATTGGCACCAACAACACCTTCGTACATCGTTGAATCAGACGCTACAATCTGTGCTCCTCTGATCTTCGCTTACGTACTTGGTCAGTAATCGCTGAACTGAAATGCGAAAAAGAAAAGGGCTCCGTTCGGAGTCCTTTTTTTTTGCTTCGAACGAGGGTTTTGGGTTTGGGTGGAGCCAGTTCATTTCTGCTCCTGCGTGGTCACGCCATCCGGGCTCAGTTGCCGCCGCTCCTGCGGAGCGGTTCGCGCCGTCCGGGCGCCGGCAAAGGCCCACTTCGGATCAGAAGTGAACTAGCTCCACCCAAACCCAAAACTGTTCAAACCAAAAAACCTGACTTCGAAAGGTGCCTGGTTCTTTTTTACGCCCATAGTGCGTTATCATGTTCGTTGGAAGAATTTGGAATTAGATTTTAGGGTTGTTCTAATGCTTTTTGAATCTGTTGCCTTTTATCGCCACCGACGCTTTTTCTGAAGGTGCCTGCTTCTTTTTTTGGTCCCCACTGCGTTATTTATTTTCTTGCCATTGTGGCTGCAAAACATAAGCATTTAGCTATGAAAATTACTGAGCTTAATGTTTTTCCTATCAAGTCGGCGCGGTCTCAAAGTTTGAAAGAGATGAAGATTACACATGAAGGTCCTGAAGGAGATCGTCAGTGGATGCTTGTTGATGAGAATGGGAAATTTATTTCTCAGCGTACTGTTCCTCGGTTGGCTAGTGTGGAGGTTTTTCAGGATGACACGGCTTTGACTGTGGGTCTTGGGAAAATGTTCTTTAAGATTTCTAAGAAGAATTCTTTTTCTCGTAAGGTTAAGGTTTCGGTTTGGAATGACACTTTTGAGGCGGCTCTTGAACCGGATCTTTATTCTCAAGGGATTGCTCAGTATCTTGGGGTTCATTGTCGTTTGGTTCGTTATGCTCCTTTTTCTCAGCGCCGGGTGCTTTCTTTGAATAAAGAGTGGAAGCCTGAGGTTCGGTTTTCTGATGGGCGTCCTCTGCAGCTTTTGAATTTGAAAAGTCTTGAGGATCTTAATTCTAAGCTTCCTTCGCCGATTGGTACCGATCGTTTTCGTGCGAATATTGTTTTTAATGGGTCGCAAGCTTTTGAAGAAGATAAGTGGAAGAAGATCCGTATTGGTGATGTTGTGTTCTCTCAACCTAAGAAGTGCGCTCGTTGCACTATCATCACTATTGATCAGCAGACGGGGGCTTCGATGGGGCCAGAGCCATTGAAGACTTTGGCGACTTATCGTCGTGAAGATAAGGGTGTCTTCTTTGGAACGTTGTGGATTCCAGAAAATGAAGGAACCATCAAGCTTACTGATTCTGTGGAAGTTCTTGAATAGTGTGCTAATCAACACCCTATAATTAAACCTCCGAAACTTTCAAAATCCTGATTGTTAGATGTCCATAACTTCCCCAACATAAATGTTATTTAGGGAGGTTTTTGGATGGCTGCCACTAACGATTACAATGTCATTTCAGAAAAAAGAAATATCTGGAAGGTGATTGCAGCCTCCAGTGCTGGCACTTTGATCGAATGGTATGACTTTTATATTTTCGGAAGTTTAGCCACCATTATCGCCACTCAGTTTTTCCCAAAAGGAAATGAAACCGTAGCCCTGTTAAGTACTCTTGCAACTTTCGCTACGGGATTTATCGTTCGACCTTTTGGTGCTTTAGTTTTCGGTCGCGTTGGTGATGTGATTGGACGAAAATACGCCTTCATGGTGACGTTGTTGATCATGGGGGTTGCAACCACAGCCATCGGATTGCTTCCCAATTATGAAAGTATCGGTGTTCTTGCGCCCATATTGTTGCTTCTGTTGCGATTGTTGCAGGGGTTGGCTTTAGGCGGTGAATATGGTGGGGCCGCTACCTACGTTGCTGAACACAGTCCGGATAAGCGCCGGGGCTTCTATACAAGTTTTATTCAGACGACGGCGACCCTGGGGCTTTTTGTTTCCCTGGGAGTTATTTTAATCACGCGCCTGATTTTGGGCGAAGAGGACTTTAAAGACTGGGGTTGGCGAATTCCGTTCTTGTTATCCGTAATATTAGTGATTGTGTCCTATGTGATTCGTAGAAAAATGGAAGAATCCCCGGTGTTCTTGCAGATGAAAGCAGAAGGCAAAGCTTCTAAGCGTCCTTTGCATGATAGTTTCATGCAGCCTGAAAATCGCCGCTTGGTTATTTT
This is a stretch of genomic DNA from Bdellovibrio reynosensis. It encodes these proteins:
- a CDS encoding deoxyhypusine synthase family protein; amino-acid sequence: MGPISQFIEHHYRHFNAAALKDAAKGYKAHIANNGQMLVTLAGAMSTAELGLSLAEMIRQGKVHAISCTGANLEEDVFNLVAHDHYERIPNYRDLTPADEQKLLERHLNRVTDTCIPEHEAIRRIEGAVLEYWQDADNKGESYFPHEFMYKILLSGKLKEHYQIDPKNSWLLAAAEKNLPMVVPGWEDSTLGNIFAGYCIKGDIKKSTTVKGGIEYMKTWAEWYMGASKKNPVGFFQIGGGIAGDFPICVVPMLEQDLGHEDVPLWSYFAQISDSTTSYGSYSGAIPNEKITWGKLAPTTPSYIVESDATICAPLIFAYVLGQ
- a CDS encoding MOSC domain-containing protein, with protein sequence MKITELNVFPIKSARSQSLKEMKITHEGPEGDRQWMLVDENGKFISQRTVPRLASVEVFQDDTALTVGLGKMFFKISKKNSFSRKVKVSVWNDTFEAALEPDLYSQGIAQYLGVHCRLVRYAPFSQRRVLSLNKEWKPEVRFSDGRPLQLLNLKSLEDLNSKLPSPIGTDRFRANIVFNGSQAFEEDKWKKIRIGDVVFSQPKKCARCTIITIDQQTGASMGPEPLKTLATYRREDKGVFFGTLWIPENEGTIKLTDSVEVLE
- a CDS encoding MFS transporter, which codes for MAATNDYNVISEKRNIWKVIAASSAGTLIEWYDFYIFGSLATIIATQFFPKGNETVALLSTLATFATGFIVRPFGALVFGRVGDVIGRKYAFMVTLLIMGVATTAIGLLPNYESIGVLAPILLLLLRLLQGLALGGEYGGAATYVAEHSPDKRRGFYTSFIQTTATLGLFVSLGVILITRLILGEEDFKDWGWRIPFLLSVILVIVSYVIRRKMEESPVFLQMKAEGKASKRPLHDSFMQPENRRLVILSLLGATAGQGVVWYTGQFYALYFLQTSLRIDFVIANQIIAVALLLATPFFVVFGALSDKIGRKPIMMAGCLVAALSYYPIYKAMAFYSGWNPADPLAPAMNPNATMLTLLIFIQVIFVTMVYGPIAAFLVELFPTQIRYTSMSLPYHIGNGVFGGLVPFIGTALVASTGNMFAGLLYPIAIAVMTFIIGTIYIKENRDIKWHP